A genomic region of Phenylobacterium parvum contains the following coding sequences:
- a CDS encoding MFS transporter — translation MSESLTPEDLSLRALMGRPDYLRFWLSRVASTLGVQIQSVALGWQVYAVARETMSVAQSAFFVGMIGLAAFIPVFLLALPAGEAADRYDRKTILRLCYAGEILTALALVAASTLGFATLPFLLAVAVAFGASRAFMGPAGTALGPMLVPRSLLPRAIALNSLAWQGASIVGPALGGLLVALSPAVSYAGAAGLYLFALACIQGIRGNTRPEVNPGSRWALMKEGLAYVWTNKIVFGAISLDLVAVLLGGATALLPVFARDVLHVGPEGFGLLRAGPAIGATLVAVYLARHPIRRRAGPVMFAGVAVFGLATIVFGLSTSLPLSVFALAVLGGADMLSVYVRQTLVQIVTPDAMRGRVAAVSSLFIGASNELGEFESGVVARFLGPVGAAVFGGVGAVLATGLWARLFPDLRKADRLE, via the coding sequence ATGAGCGAGTCCCTGACCCCGGAAGACCTGTCCCTCCGCGCCCTGATGGGCCGGCCGGACTATCTGCGATTCTGGCTGTCCCGCGTGGCGTCGACCCTCGGCGTCCAGATCCAGAGCGTGGCCCTGGGATGGCAGGTCTACGCCGTCGCCCGCGAGACGATGAGTGTCGCCCAGTCGGCCTTCTTCGTGGGAATGATCGGCCTCGCCGCCTTCATCCCGGTCTTCCTGCTCGCCCTGCCCGCCGGCGAGGCCGCCGACCGCTATGACCGCAAGACCATCCTCCGCCTCTGCTATGCCGGCGAGATCCTGACCGCCCTGGCCCTGGTGGCCGCCTCGACCCTCGGCTTCGCCACCCTGCCCTTCCTGCTCGCGGTCGCCGTCGCCTTCGGCGCCAGCCGGGCCTTCATGGGACCGGCGGGCACCGCTCTCGGCCCCATGCTGGTGCCCCGTTCCCTCCTGCCCCGGGCCATCGCCCTGAACTCCCTGGCCTGGCAGGGCGCCTCGATCGTCGGCCCGGCGCTTGGCGGCCTGCTGGTGGCGCTGTCCCCTGCAGTCTCCTACGCCGGGGCCGCCGGCCTCTACCTCTTCGCCCTGGCCTGCATCCAGGGGATCCGGGGGAACACCCGGCCCGAGGTCAATCCCGGCTCACGCTGGGCTCTCATGAAGGAGGGGCTGGCCTATGTCTGGACGAACAAGATCGTCTTCGGCGCCATCTCCCTCGACCTCGTGGCCGTCCTCCTGGGCGGGGCCACGGCCCTCCTGCCCGTCTTCGCCCGCGACGTCCTGCACGTCGGGCCCGAGGGCTTCGGCCTCCTGCGCGCCGGGCCGGCCATCGGCGCGACCCTGGTGGCGGTCTATCTGGCGCGCCACCCGATCCGCCGGCGGGCGGGGCCGGTCATGTTCGCCGGGGTCGCGGTCTTTGGCCTGGCCACCATCGTCTTCGGGCTCTCGACCTCCCTGCCCCTCTCGGTCTTCGCCCTGGCGGTCCTGGGCGGCGCAGACATGCTCAGCGTCTATGTCCGCCAGACCCTGGTGCAGATCGTGACGCCTGACGCCATGCGAGGGCGGGTCGCCGCCGTGTCCTCGCTCTTCATCGGCGCCTCGAATGAACTGGGCGAGTTCGAGAGCGGCGTCGTCGCCCGTTTCCTGGGGCCGGTAGGCGCCGCCGTGTTCGGCGGCGTCGGCGCCGTCCTGGCCACCGGCCTCTGGGCCCGCCTCTTTCCTGACTTGCGCAAGGCCGACCGCCTCGAATAA
- a CDS encoding GNAT family N-acetyltransferase, translating to MLQAAPSEVTLRPETPGDAAAIEALLNHAFGPGRFVKVSERVREFARFRPDLSFCAETADGMVGVVRLWDIRIGPTPALFLGPLAVHSASRLDGLGGRLVERAGASADALGEGPILLVGDPPYFARFGYSAEATSGVRLPGPVDPRRVLARGAKGPLTGPVRA from the coding sequence TTGCTCCAGGCTGCGCCATCCGAGGTGACCCTGCGTCCCGAGACGCCCGGCGACGCCGCCGCGATCGAGGCGCTCCTCAACCACGCCTTCGGACCCGGCCGCTTCGTCAAGGTGTCCGAGAGGGTCCGTGAGTTCGCCCGCTTCCGGCCGGACCTGTCGTTCTGCGCCGAGACAGCCGACGGGATGGTGGGGGTCGTGCGTCTTTGGGACATCCGCATCGGCCCGACCCCGGCCCTGTTCCTGGGGCCCCTGGCGGTACACTCGGCGAGCCGGCTGGATGGCCTCGGCGGAAGGCTTGTCGAGCGGGCCGGCGCGTCGGCGGACGCCCTTGGCGAAGGGCCGATCCTGCTGGTGGGCGACCCGCCCTATTTCGCGCGGTTCGGCTATTCGGCGGAGGCGACCTCCGGCGTCCGCCTGCCCGGACCGGTGGATCCCCGGCGGGTCCTGGCCCGTGGGGCGAAGGGCCCCCTCACGGGGCCGGTTAGGGCCTGA
- a CDS encoding DUF1285 domain-containing protein produces the protein MSETQSKSGLEGVAAAAKQAPGRGLPPVHLWNPAHCGEIDIVIKRNGQWFHEGTPIGREALVRLFSTVLRKDPDGFHLVTPVEKMKITVEDAPFIAVRVDRDGEDLVFQTNVGDEVRAGPENALRVETDPDTGEPRPYLHVRRGLEALVARPVFYELVEMAEEAAGRLEVRSGGAAFDLGASGDGEA, from the coding sequence ATGTCCGAGACTCAGTCGAAATCCGGCCTGGAGGGCGTCGCCGCAGCTGCAAAGCAGGCGCCGGGGCGCGGCCTGCCGCCCGTCCACCTCTGGAATCCCGCCCATTGCGGCGAGATCGACATCGTCATCAAGCGCAACGGCCAGTGGTTCCACGAAGGCACGCCCATTGGCCGCGAGGCCCTGGTGCGCCTGTTCTCCACTGTCCTGAGGAAGGACCCCGACGGCTTCCACCTGGTCACGCCGGTGGAGAAGATGAAGATCACTGTCGAGGACGCCCCCTTCATCGCCGTGCGGGTCGACCGTGACGGCGAGGACCTGGTCTTCCAGACCAATGTCGGCGACGAAGTCCGGGCCGGCCCCGAGAACGCCCTGCGGGTGGAGACCGACCCCGACACCGGCGAGCCGCGCCCCTACCTGCATGTGCGGCGGGGCCTGGAGGCCCTGGTGGCCCGCCCGGTCTTCTACGAGCTGGTCGAGATGGCCGAGGAGGCTGCGGGACGGCTCGAGGTCCGGTCCGGCGGCGCGGCCTTCGACCTGGGCGCATCCGGGGACGGCGAGGCGTGA
- a CDS encoding NUDIX hydrolase — protein sequence MSPHRLAAPGARPLLEARLAERLDPLAHRTVDQISSDFDFEPDPYFPPLDSLTPAAVLVGLIERPQGFSVLLTTRLDTLRRHAGQIAFPGGRCDAGETPWQAALREAEEEVGLAPDFVSPVGLSTPYRTGTGYLVTPVVAFIEAGFSLQPNPDEVADIFETPFGFLMDGANHETHERRLPDGGMRRFYAMTHDERFIWGATAGMLRILSHRLFGAPA from the coding sequence GTGAGTCCGCACCGGCTGGCGGCGCCCGGCGCCCGGCCCCTCCTCGAGGCCCGGCTGGCCGAACGCCTGGATCCCCTCGCGCACCGGACCGTGGACCAGATCAGCTCGGACTTCGATTTCGAGCCGGACCCCTATTTCCCGCCGTTGGACAGCCTGACCCCCGCCGCGGTCCTGGTGGGCCTGATCGAACGGCCGCAGGGATTTTCTGTCCTCCTGACCACCCGGCTGGACACCCTCAGGCGGCACGCCGGCCAGATCGCCTTTCCCGGCGGCCGCTGCGACGCCGGCGAGACGCCCTGGCAGGCCGCCTTGCGCGAGGCCGAGGAGGAGGTGGGCCTGGCGCCCGACTTCGTCTCGCCGGTCGGGCTCTCGACGCCCTATCGCACCGGGACAGGCTACCTGGTCACCCCCGTCGTGGCCTTCATCGAGGCGGGCTTCAGCCTCCAGCCCAATCCCGATGAGGTGGCGGACATCTTCGAGACGCCCTTCGGCTTCCTCATGGACGGCGCCAACCACGAGACCCACGAGCGCCGGCTGCCGGACGGGGGCATGCGGCGCTTCTACGCCATGACCCACGACGAGCGGTTCATCTGGGGCGCGACGGCGGGGATGCTGCGGATCCTGTCCCACCGGCTGTTCGGGGCGCCAGCGTGA
- a CDS encoding CCA tRNA nucleotidyltransferase, with protein sequence MSPAPERLEDAAWITDPAAVAVLDALEAAGGPGCVRFVGGCVRNAVMGRPIADIDLATRLEPEAVVSALKAAGLKAVPTGLDHGTVTAVSGGRGFEITTLRRDVETDGRRAVVAFTSDWAEDAARRDFTLNALYADREGWVFDPTGQGLAAARAGRIVFVGEADRRIAEDCLRILRFFRFLAAYGQGEPDAEALAACEARADSLASLPAERVLKELLSLLAAPNPREAVRLMARTGVLSRVLPAAGDLSRLNGLCEVEALMGEGPDALLRLGSLFPETPAEVAREAERLRLSGAQRDRLIAAAGREPRLTPWMSSAALRRALHLLGAGVAQDRLRLAWARAPHGASAGDWRGLVAEARAWKPRTLGLSGADVVAAGAPPGPRVGEALRQLEAWWMEADFPEGREALRARLAAILRGLEDGN encoded by the coding sequence GTGAGCCCCGCGCCCGAGAGACTGGAAGACGCCGCCTGGATCACCGATCCCGCCGCGGTCGCCGTCCTGGACGCCCTGGAGGCCGCCGGCGGTCCCGGCTGCGTCCGCTTTGTCGGCGGCTGCGTCCGAAACGCCGTCATGGGTCGTCCGATCGCCGACATCGACCTGGCCACCCGCCTTGAGCCGGAGGCGGTCGTGTCCGCCCTGAAGGCGGCGGGTCTGAAGGCGGTCCCCACAGGGCTGGACCACGGGACGGTGACGGCGGTCAGCGGTGGACGTGGCTTTGAGATCACCACGCTTCGGCGGGACGTGGAGACCGACGGCCGGCGGGCGGTCGTGGCCTTCACCTCCGACTGGGCCGAGGACGCGGCCCGCCGCGACTTCACCCTGAACGCCCTCTACGCCGACCGCGAGGGCTGGGTCTTCGACCCCACGGGCCAGGGCCTGGCCGCGGCCCGGGCAGGCCGCATCGTTTTTGTGGGCGAGGCCGACCGGCGGATCGCCGAGGACTGCCTTCGTATCCTGCGCTTCTTCCGGTTCCTGGCCGCCTATGGCCAGGGAGAGCCCGACGCCGAGGCCCTGGCCGCCTGCGAGGCCCGCGCTGACAGCCTGGCCAGCCTACCCGCCGAACGGGTGCTGAAGGAACTCCTGTCCCTGCTGGCCGCCCCGAATCCCCGCGAGGCCGTCCGCCTCATGGCCCGCACCGGGGTCCTGTCCCGGGTCCTGCCGGCCGCTGGCGACCTGTCGCGCCTGAATGGGCTCTGCGAGGTCGAGGCGCTTATGGGAGAGGGGCCCGACGCCCTCCTGCGCCTGGGGTCGCTGTTCCCTGAGACGCCCGCCGAGGTCGCCCGGGAGGCCGAGCGGCTGAGGCTTTCCGGCGCCCAGAGGGACCGGCTGATCGCCGCCGCCGGCCGGGAGCCGCGTCTGACCCCCTGGATGTCGTCCGCCGCCCTGCGCCGCGCCCTTCACCTGCTCGGGGCCGGCGTCGCGCAGGATCGCCTGAGGCTGGCCTGGGCCCGCGCGCCGCATGGCGCGTCGGCCGGGGACTGGCGGGGGCTGGTCGCCGAGGCCCGCGCCTGGAAGCCCCGGACCCTGGGACTCTCCGGCGCCGACGTCGTGGCGGCGGGCGCCCCGCCCGGACCCCGGGTCGGCGAGGCCCTGCGGCAGCTCGAGGCCTGGTGGATGGAGGCCGACTTCCCTGAGGGCCGCGAAGCCTTGCGCGCCCGCCTGGCCGCCATCCTGCGCGGCCTGGAGGACGGGAATTGA
- a CDS encoding glutamine amidotransferase-related protein has product MKIAILETGAPPGDLAGRFGDYPEMFRRLLLEDGDQTETFDVAAGRLPADPSAFDACLVTGSSAGVYDPLPWIAPLKAFLNAASGRTSLVGVCFGHQVMAEAFGGRVIQSPKGWGVGLHRYTASGEGWLSGLDTLAVAASHQDQVVEVPGGARVVAGSDFTPLGALYYPDRRAISIQLHPEFTPDYARALVEARRGSRYTDEQADAALASHQGANDRLEVGRRLRRFIEAGGA; this is encoded by the coding sequence TTGAAGATCGCCATACTGGAGACCGGGGCGCCGCCCGGGGATCTCGCCGGCCGGTTCGGGGACTACCCGGAAATGTTCCGTCGCCTGCTGCTTGAGGACGGCGACCAGACGGAGACCTTCGACGTCGCCGCCGGCCGGCTTCCCGCCGACCCTTCCGCCTTCGACGCCTGCCTGGTGACGGGGTCGTCCGCCGGCGTCTACGACCCCCTGCCCTGGATCGCCCCGCTCAAGGCCTTCCTGAATGCGGCCTCGGGCCGAACCTCCCTGGTCGGGGTCTGCTTCGGCCACCAGGTCATGGCCGAGGCCTTCGGCGGCCGGGTGATCCAGTCTCCGAAGGGCTGGGGCGTGGGCCTGCACCGCTACACCGCTTCCGGAGAGGGATGGCTGTCGGGGCTGGACACGCTGGCGGTCGCCGCCTCGCACCAGGACCAGGTGGTCGAGGTTCCCGGAGGGGCCCGGGTGGTTGCAGGCAGCGACTTCACACCCTTGGGCGCCCTTTACTATCCCGACCGACGGGCGATCTCGATCCAGCTTCACCCCGAGTTCACCCCCGACTATGCCCGGGCCCTTGTCGAGGCTCGGCGGGGCAGCCGCTACACCGACGAACAGGCGGATGCGGCCCTGGCCAGCCACCAGGGCGCCAATGACCGGCTGGAGGTGGGGCGCCGGCTGCGCCGCTTCATCGAGGCCGGGGGCGCCTGA
- the hemF gene encoding oxygen-dependent coproporphyrinogen oxidase: MIDPAVLDSRNARARAWFDALRDRIVAAFEQLEIDAPAELFPGEPAKFELKPWVREAGGGGVMGFLRGGRFIEKMGCHISLVHGTFTPEMAANMPGADKDPRFTATGISLIAHMRSPKVPAVHMNTRFLATQTGWFGGGADLTPTLDSQRSQEAPDAVTFHAALKGACDKHDPAWYPDFKARCDEYFYLPHRKEPRGIGGIFYDHHNSGDWERDFQFTQDVGEAFLDVYPRIARGRMHEPWTEADRREQLIRRGRYVEFNLLYDRGTMFGLKTGGNIESILSSMPPEVIWP, translated from the coding sequence ATGATTGATCCCGCCGTCCTCGACTCCCGCAACGCCCGCGCCCGCGCCTGGTTCGACGCCCTGCGCGATCGCATCGTCGCCGCCTTCGAGCAGCTGGAGATCGACGCCCCCGCCGAGCTCTTTCCCGGCGAGCCGGCGAAGTTCGAGCTCAAGCCCTGGGTGCGCGAGGCCGGCGGCGGCGGGGTGATGGGCTTCCTGCGGGGCGGCCGCTTCATCGAGAAGATGGGCTGCCACATCTCGCTGGTGCACGGGACCTTCACCCCCGAGATGGCGGCCAACATGCCGGGCGCAGACAAGGATCCCCGCTTCACCGCGACGGGGATCAGCCTGATCGCCCACATGCGCAGTCCCAAGGTGCCGGCGGTCCACATGAACACCCGCTTTCTGGCCACCCAGACGGGCTGGTTCGGCGGAGGGGCGGACCTGACCCCGACCCTGGATTCGCAGCGAAGCCAGGAAGCACCCGACGCCGTCACCTTCCACGCCGCCCTGAAGGGCGCCTGCGACAAGCACGACCCGGCCTGGTACCCGGACTTCAAGGCCCGGTGCGACGAGTACTTCTACCTGCCCCACCGCAAGGAGCCGCGGGGGATCGGCGGCATCTTCTACGACCACCACAATTCCGGAGACTGGGAACGGGACTTCCAGTTCACGCAGGACGTGGGCGAGGCCTTTCTCGACGTCTATCCGCGGATCGCCCGGGGCCGGATGCACGAGCCCTGGACCGAGGCCGACCGCCGCGAACAGCTGATCCGCCGCGGCCGGTATGTGGAGTTCAACCTGCTCTACGACCGCGGCACAATGTTCGGCCTCAAGACCGGCGGCAACATCGAGAGCATCCTGTCCTCCATGCCGCCCGAGGTGATCTGGCCCTGA
- a CDS encoding tRNA (cytidine(34)-2'-O)-methyltransferase, giving the protein MLLALFQPDIPQNLGAAIRLGACLDTPVHVIEPCGFPLSDKAIRRAALDYGDPGEVVRHPGWDAFRIAAPGRIVLFTTRGATPLHDFAFRPDDVLLFGRESSGVPDFVHDAADARVIIPLSRGRRSFNLTVSAAIGLSEALRQTGRFPAFHPQDFPAHD; this is encoded by the coding sequence ATGCTGCTCGCGCTTTTTCAACCGGACATTCCGCAAAACCTTGGCGCGGCCATCCGCCTGGGGGCCTGTCTCGACACCCCGGTGCACGTCATCGAGCCTTGCGGCTTTCCCTTGTCGGACAAGGCGATCCGCCGGGCGGCCCTGGATTACGGGGATCCGGGCGAGGTGGTCCGGCATCCCGGCTGGGACGCCTTCCGGATCGCGGCGCCGGGGCGGATCGTGCTCTTCACCACGCGTGGGGCCACGCCCCTTCATGATTTCGCGTTCAGGCCCGACGATGTCCTGCTCTTCGGACGGGAAAGCTCCGGCGTTCCGGATTTCGTACATGACGCCGCCGACGCCCGGGTCATCATTCCCTTGAGCCGGGGGCGCCGATCCTTCAACCTGACCGTCTCGGCGGCGATCGGCCTGTCCGAGGCCCTTCGTCAGACCGGGCGCTTTCCCGCATTCCATCCGCAAGATTTTCCCGCCCATGATTGA
- the petA gene encoding ubiquinol-cytochrome c reductase iron-sulfur subunit, with protein sequence MADSVAGANPEHGAGGDDPSRRDFIHIAAVAAAAGAAATVAWPLVDQMNPAGDTLALASVEFDLTKVELGQSVTIKWRGKPLFIRHRTGAEIAAAIKDDKADMRDPQTDEERHKPGKAEWLVLIGTCTHLGCVPTFGGGDYAGWFCPCHGSHYDTSGRIRKGPAPLNLVVPDYAFLSDTVVKVG encoded by the coding sequence GTGGCCGACAGCGTGGCGGGCGCGAACCCCGAACATGGCGCGGGTGGGGACGACCCCAGCCGTCGCGACTTCATTCACATCGCCGCGGTCGCCGCGGCGGCCGGCGCGGCGGCGACGGTGGCCTGGCCCCTCGTCGACCAGATGAACCCGGCCGGCGACACCCTGGCCCTGGCCTCGGTCGAGTTCGACCTGACGAAGGTCGAACTGGGCCAGTCGGTGACCATCAAGTGGCGCGGCAAGCCGCTGTTCATCCGGCATCGCACCGGCGCCGAGATCGCCGCGGCGATCAAGGACGACAAGGCCGACATGCGCGATCCGCAGACCGACGAGGAGCGCCACAAGCCCGGCAAGGCCGAGTGGCTGGTCCTGATCGGAACCTGCACCCACCTGGGCTGCGTGCCGACCTTCGGCGGCGGTGACTATGCCGGCTGGTTCTGCCCCTGCCATGGCTCGCACTACGATACCTCCGGGCGTATCCGTAAGGGCCCCGCGCCCCTGAACCTCGTGGTTCCGGACTACGCCTTCCTCTCCGACACCGTGGTGAAGGTGGGCTGA
- a CDS encoding cytochrome b, translating into MSGHSNYVPKTGFERWLDARLPIARLAYDSIVDFPTPKNLNYWYTFGGILALCLGIQLATGIVLAMHYVPHVDHAFASIERIMRDVNYGWLIRYMHSNGASMFFIAVYAHMFRGLYYGSYKAPREVLWILGCVIYLLMMATAFMGYVLPWGQMSFHGAVVITNLFGALPIIGESITTWLWGGFAVDNATLNRFFSLHYLMPFMIAGVVVLHVWALHVVGNNNPTGVQVQSKADTVPFHPYFTVKDGFAIAVFLVMFAAFVFFNPNALGHPDNYIPANPLVTPAHIVPEWYFLPFYAILRAVPDKLMGVLLMFGAIAVLFILPWLDTARVRSLRYRPTTRMYFFIFVVACFVLGFCGGKLPDEHVIPGLKTFQLIDADLNSMVWLSRFAAAYYFAYFLVILPWMGLTETPLPQPESISEPVLSHSAATPAGAAASPEKRG; encoded by the coding sequence ATGAGCGGACATTCGAACTACGTTCCCAAGACCGGTTTCGAGCGCTGGCTCGACGCCCGGCTCCCCATCGCCCGGCTGGCCTACGACAGCATCGTGGACTTCCCGACGCCGAAGAACCTGAACTACTGGTACACCTTCGGCGGGATCCTGGCCCTCTGCCTCGGCATCCAGCTGGCCACCGGCATCGTCCTGGCCATGCACTACGTGCCGCATGTGGACCACGCCTTCGCCTCCATCGAGCGCATCATGCGCGACGTGAACTACGGCTGGCTCATCCGTTACATGCACTCCAACGGGGCCTCGATGTTCTTCATCGCGGTCTATGCCCACATGTTCCGCGGCCTCTATTACGGGTCGTACAAGGCGCCCCGGGAGGTGCTCTGGATTCTCGGCTGCGTGATCTACCTGCTGATGATGGCCACCGCCTTCATGGGCTACGTCCTGCCCTGGGGCCAGATGAGCTTCCACGGCGCAGTCGTGATCACCAACCTGTTCGGCGCCCTGCCCATTATCGGCGAGTCCATCACCACCTGGCTGTGGGGCGGCTTCGCGGTGGACAATGCGACCCTGAACCGCTTCTTCTCGCTGCACTACCTGATGCCGTTCATGATCGCCGGCGTGGTGGTCCTGCACGTCTGGGCCCTGCACGTGGTCGGGAACAACAACCCCACCGGCGTCCAGGTCCAGTCCAAGGCCGACACGGTTCCCTTCCACCCGTACTTCACGGTGAAGGATGGCTTCGCGATCGCCGTCTTCCTGGTGATGTTCGCGGCCTTCGTCTTCTTCAACCCGAACGCTCTGGGCCACCCGGACAACTACATCCCGGCCAACCCTCTGGTGACGCCCGCGCACATCGTTCCGGAATGGTACTTCCTGCCCTTCTACGCCATCCTGCGGGCCGTCCCGGACAAGCTGATGGGCGTGCTCCTCATGTTCGGCGCCATCGCGGTGCTGTTCATCCTGCCCTGGCTGGATACCGCGCGGGTCAGGTCCCTCCGCTATCGTCCGACGACCCGGATGTACTTCTTCATCTTCGTGGTCGCCTGCTTCGTGCTGGGCTTCTGTGGCGGCAAGTTGCCCGACGAGCATGTCATCCCGGGCCTCAAGACCTTCCAGCTGATCGACGCCGACCTGAACTCCATGGTCTGGCTGTCGAGGTTCGCAGCGGCCTACTACTTCGCCTACTTCCTGGTCATCCTGCCCTGGATGGGTCTCACCGAGACCCCGCTCCCGCAGCCGGAATCGATCAGCGAACCGGTCCTGTCGCATTCCGCCGCCACGCCCGCCGGCGCCGCGGCCTCGCCTGAGAAGAGGGGTTGA
- a CDS encoding cytochrome c1: MLRKGLAIAVLGLALVGGPALAAGSQKEPRTADWSFSGPFGKFDRAQLQRGFKVYREVCAACHSMNLMSFRNLGQKGGPFYDPKYPNPNDNPYVKTIAKDFEVSDIDQETGDVVKRPATPADRFPNPYPNEAAARAGNGGALPPDFSTISKARMGGPNYIYSLLSGYSAPPAGLEVPNGQYYNPYMLGDVSAFWKGKGHAPPGGFIAMPPQLAADKVTFDDGTKSTIDQQALDVAVFLTWASEPKMEERKAFGVGAMVYLLILAGILYVSYRRIWRNVAH; the protein is encoded by the coding sequence ATGCTTCGCAAAGGTCTCGCCATCGCCGTGCTCGGCCTCGCCCTCGTGGGCGGGCCGGCCCTGGCCGCCGGCTCCCAGAAGGAGCCCCGTACCGCCGACTGGAGCTTCAGCGGCCCCTTTGGCAAGTTCGACCGGGCCCAGCTCCAAAGGGGGTTCAAGGTCTATCGGGAGGTCTGTGCGGCCTGCCACTCCATGAACCTGATGTCGTTCCGGAACCTCGGCCAGAAGGGCGGTCCCTTCTATGATCCCAAGTATCCGAACCCGAACGACAATCCCTATGTGAAGACCATCGCCAAGGATTTCGAGGTCTCGGACATCGATCAGGAAACCGGGGATGTCGTGAAACGCCCGGCGACTCCGGCGGATCGTTTCCCGAACCCCTACCCGAATGAAGCTGCGGCCCGCGCGGGTAATGGCGGCGCCCTGCCGCCGGACTTCTCGACCATTTCCAAGGCGCGGATGGGCGGTCCGAACTACATCTACTCGCTTCTGTCTGGCTACTCGGCTCCGCCGGCTGGCCTCGAGGTGCCCAACGGCCAGTACTACAACCCCTACATGCTGGGGGATGTCTCGGCGTTCTGGAAGGGCAAGGGCCATGCGCCTCCCGGCGGCTTCATCGCCATGCCGCCCCAACTGGCGGCGGACAAGGTGACCTTCGACGACGGCACCAAGTCCACTATCGACCAGCAGGCCCTTGACGTCGCTGTCTTCCTGACCTGGGCGTCCGAGCCCAAGATGGAGGAGCGCAAGGCCTTCGGCGTCGGCGCCATGGTCTACCTGCTGATCCTGGCGGGCATCCTGTATGTCAGCTATCGCCGGATCTGGCGGAACGTCGCCCACTAG
- the ychF gene encoding redox-regulated ATPase YchF — MALKVAIVGLPNVGKSTLFNALTQTAAAQAANYPFCTIEPNVGDVAVPESRLDALAEIAGSKEIIPARMNFVDVAGLVRGAAQGEGLGNQFLANIRDCDAVAFVSRCFVNDDITHVEGRIDPISDLDIIETELMLADLESLEKRVSNLEKRAKTGDKEAGATLALMNLALAELREGRPARAAKVPAGEEKGWRMLQLLTSKPALYVCNVDEASASSGNAFSETVAGRAARDNAKTVVISAQIESEIALLDREERAEFLETLGLHEPGLNRLIREAYALLGLQTYFTAGPKEARAWTIPLGATAPQAAGVIHTDFEKGFIRAETIAFEDYVKFRGEAGAREAGRFRSEGKEYVVHDGDVMNFRFNV, encoded by the coding sequence ATGGCCCTGAAAGTCGCCATCGTCGGCCTGCCCAATGTCGGCAAGTCGACCCTGTTCAACGCCCTCACCCAGACGGCGGCGGCCCAGGCGGCCAACTACCCCTTCTGCACCATCGAGCCCAATGTCGGCGACGTGGCCGTACCCGAGTCGCGGCTGGACGCCCTGGCGGAGATCGCGGGGTCAAAAGAAATCATTCCGGCGCGGATGAACTTCGTGGACGTGGCGGGCCTTGTGCGCGGCGCCGCCCAGGGCGAGGGCCTGGGCAACCAGTTCCTGGCCAACATCCGCGACTGCGACGCCGTGGCCTTCGTCTCGCGCTGCTTCGTCAATGACGATATCACGCACGTGGAGGGCCGCATCGACCCGATCTCGGACCTCGACATCATCGAGACCGAGCTCATGCTGGCGGACCTCGAGAGCCTCGAGAAGCGTGTCTCCAACCTCGAGAAGCGGGCCAAGACCGGCGACAAGGAGGCTGGCGCCACCCTGGCCCTCATGAACCTGGCCCTCGCCGAGTTGCGGGAAGGCCGCCCGGCCCGCGCCGCCAAGGTCCCGGCCGGCGAGGAGAAGGGCTGGCGCATGCTCCAGCTGCTGACCTCCAAGCCCGCACTCTACGTCTGCAATGTCGACGAGGCCTCCGCCAGTTCTGGCAACGCATTCTCCGAGACGGTCGCAGGACGCGCCGCCCGGGACAACGCCAAGACCGTGGTGATCTCGGCCCAGATCGAGAGCGAGATCGCGCTCCTGGACCGCGAGGAGCGGGCCGAGTTCCTCGAGACCCTTGGCCTGCACGAGCCGGGCCTCAACCGCTTGATCCGCGAGGCCTACGCCCTCCTGGGCCTGCAGACCTACTTCACGGCGGGCCCCAAGGAAGCGCGGGCCTGGACCATCCCCCTGGGCGCGACTGCGCCCCAGGCGGCCGGGGTGATCCATACGGATTTCGAGAAGGGCTTCATCCGCGCCGAGACCATCGCCTTCGAGGACTATGTGAAGTTCCGGGGCGAAGCGGGCGCACGCGAGGCTGGCCGGTTTCGCTCCGAAGGCAAGGAGTACGTCGTCCACGATGGCGACGTGATGAACTTCCGCTTCAACGTCTGA